CTGCTTCAGCCCCGCGGCCATGTCGGTTTCGTGCTTTTCCTGCTCGTACTCGGCCTTCACCAGTCGCGCCGCGAAGCGGGCGCGTTCCAGCGTGTCGGCCACCACCACGGCAATGGGCTGGTCGTTGAAGCGCACCTTGTCGTCGTTGAACACCTTGAGCCGGCCACCCGTCGTTTGGGGCTGGGAGGGGTCTTTGCCCGTGGACGTGAAGCCCGGCACCTTGGGCGAGTTGAAATGGGTGATGACGGCCAGCACGCCCGGCGCTTTTTCAGCCGCCCGGGCATCAATGCTCTTGATGCGGCCCTTGGCGATGGTGCTGCCCACCAGCACGGCGTAGCTCATGCCGGGCAACTCGTACTCGGCCGAGTAGGTGGCCGCGCCCGTCACTTTCAGGTGGCCGTCTACCCGGTTCAGCGTGCTGCCGATTTGCTTGCTTAGTGGTTTCATAGTGGAGGTTAGAAGCGAAAAGCGTCATGCAGAGCGCAGCGAAGCATCTCGCGTGCTTAACTAATTAGTTGCCCCGAGCGAGATGCTTCGCTGCGCTCTGCATGACGTCCTGAAGGTTTAGGCCGCGGCTGCATTTTTCAGGGCCTGAATCAGCGTATTCGGCGCCAGGCGCAGCTTGTATTCGTTGTGCTTGAAGGCCTTGGCGCCCTGCATGGCCACCGTTGCGGCCTGCCGGAAGGTGTCTTCCGTGGCCGGCTTGCCCACCAGAAACTGCTCGGCCGCCTGCAGGCGCCAGGGCTTGTGCGCCACGCCGCCGAAGGCCAGCCGCGCCGCCCGGATGGTGCTGCCGTCCAGGGCCAGCGCCGCGGCAGCCGATACCAGCGCGAAGGCGTAGCTGGCCCGCTCGCGCACCTTGTAATAGCTTACGTGTTTCGTAAATGGATTGTCGGGCACCTCCACGGCCGTGATGAGCTCGCCGGGCTCCAGCGTGGTGTCTTTTTCGGGCGTGTCGCCGGGCAGGCGGTGCAGGTCGGCGAAGGCGATGCGGCGGTCGCCGCGGGGGCCGCTCACCAGCACGGTGGCGTCGAGGGCCACCAGGGCCACGCTCATGTCAGACGGGTGCACGGCAATGCACTTGTCCGAAAAGCCGAAGATGGCGTGCATCCGGTTGACGCCTTCCAGCGCGCCGCAGCCGGTGCCGGGCTCGCGTTTGTTGCAGGGCAGGGCCGTGTCGTAGAAGTAGGGGCAGCGGGTGCGCTGCAGCATGTTGCCGCCGGTGGTGGCCATGTTGCGCAGCTGGGCCGAGGCCCCGGCGTTGATGGCCTGCACCAGCAGCGGCTGCCGCTCCCGCACCTGCTGGTCGTCGGCCACGGTCGAGTTCAGGGCCAGCGCGCCGATGCGGAGGCTGTTGCTTTCGTGCTCGATTTTAGTAAGGGGCAGGCGGTTGATGTCGACCAGCTTTTGCGGGGCCATCAC
This DNA window, taken from Hymenobacter sp. 5317J-9, encodes the following:
- a CDS encoding xanthine dehydrogenase family protein subunit M, which translates into the protein MNQFQYVRPTKQQAAIEAVAKDANAKFIAGGTNLVDLMKRGVMAPQKLVDINRLPLTKIEHESNSLRIGALALNSTVADDQQVRERQPLLVQAINAGASAQLRNMATTGGNMLQRTRCPYFYDTALPCNKREPGTGCGALEGVNRMHAIFGFSDKCIAVHPSDMSVALVALDATVLVSGPRGDRRIAFADLHRLPGDTPEKDTTLEPGELITAVEVPDNPFTKHVSYYKVRERASYAFALVSAAAALALDGSTIRAARLAFGGVAHKPWRLQAAEQFLVGKPATEDTFRQAATVAMQGAKAFKHNEYKLRLAPNTLIQALKNAAAA